GATGAAAATAGTTTCTCATATGAGACTCATACCGATAGTCCCACAGATGACGCAGATTCTCCTTGATTGCCCATGCCCGGCACACCTTCAGGTCTTGTGCACGCAATGCCTCAAACTCTTGCCGCCGCCACTGAGGAATATTCTCCTCACTCCACAGCCACAGATACTTGGTCCCCTTCAGAGTCTGTTCTCCACTTTCCGAAAGCTCACGATGCTCGCTCTTTCTGACCGCATCCACCGCCTCCAAAACGTGCTTCATTACGTGAAATCGATCAAAGACGATCTTCTTGTCCGCATCAGGCACATACGCCTTGGTTGCCGCAATGTAGGGATCCCACATGTCCATCGCCACAGCCTTAATATTGGACAGTTCCTCTTTGGTAAACTGCCGATAGTAGCTCTCAAGACTCTCCTGCCCTCGATCATCACAGACAAACTCCACCGTCCCCGCCTCAATGTCGTACACCAACGATTCGTACTTGTGCCCTTTGGCTATCGATTTCTCATCCACTCCGATACGCTGAGGTATCCGATGCTCCTTGCGTACACGTCCGCGACTAACCGCTCGCTCCAAAGCATTCCAGACCCTGTCCCAGCTC
Above is a genomic segment from Nitrospirota bacterium containing:
- a CDS encoding ISL3 family transposase, producing the protein MDDKALFTKVLGIKLPWFVGQVIMDEAEERIDIYLDHEQDIRVRCPECGEFYGLYDHAPERVYRHLDTCHMKTFIHVRPPRVNCPRHGVKQITSEIGENGSDMTYAFESRVIRVVQECSIEATARLYGLSWDRVWNALERAVSRGRVRKEHRIPQRIGVDEKSIAKGHKYESLVYDIEAGTVEFVCDDRGQESLESYYRQFTKEELSNIKAVAMDMWDPYIAATKAYVPDADKKIVFDRFHVMKHVLEAVDAVRKSEHRELSESGEQTLKGTKYLWLWSEENIPQWRRQEFEALRAQDLKVCRAWAIKENLRHLWDYRYESHMRNYFH